One window of the Tistrella bauzanensis genome contains the following:
- a CDS encoding ATP-dependent nuclease, with amino-acid sequence IRRRPQAQGRISLRSRHIPKTHSATGSVERQGHGFQRTILISALQLLAQSGAASAEGVICLAIEEPELFQHPIQAQAFAKILRSLAEDAAKRIQVTYATHSPYFLEARHFDQVRRLTRSADETPVVSVHYATIADVKAKLHGIVDGEVVDRRLDHNIADQLAIALFANRVFLVEGPTESSVFYGLGDRLSPGSLEAAGVSIVFVGGKTSIPLAHAILDSIGVPAYALFDADAGCVARATASGKIQQKIDSERNQNVKENRKLLQYFGLDQEDFPAARTAENVAILDDHIEGFLSEKWEAWVAACQDLESSTGISLAKNQLAYRTATLRAEGEVPEMLIQILAKAKGE; translated from the coding sequence AATCAGGCGCCGGCCGCAGGCTCAAGGGCGGATCTCACTGCGATCGCGACACATTCCGAAGACCCATTCTGCAACAGGCTCTGTAGAAAGGCAGGGTCATGGATTTCAGCGCACGATTCTGATTTCAGCACTCCAGCTACTAGCTCAGTCTGGCGCGGCTTCGGCCGAGGGGGTTATTTGTTTGGCTATTGAGGAGCCAGAACTCTTTCAGCATCCGATCCAGGCACAAGCCTTTGCAAAGATTCTCAGGTCGCTTGCAGAAGATGCAGCTAAGCGCATCCAGGTGACTTATGCAACGCATAGCCCATACTTTCTTGAAGCACGCCATTTTGACCAAGTCAGGAGGCTAACAAGGTCGGCTGATGAGACTCCGGTGGTTTCTGTTCACTATGCAACTATCGCGGACGTGAAGGCCAAGCTCCACGGGATCGTGGATGGCGAGGTGGTCGACCGCCGACTTGACCACAATATAGCCGACCAGCTAGCCATAGCACTCTTCGCTAACCGAGTTTTTCTTGTAGAGGGCCCGACAGAGTCATCCGTTTTCTATGGCCTCGGCGATAGATTGTCTCCCGGCTCACTGGAGGCGGCAGGGGTTTCCATAGTCTTTGTGGGAGGAAAAACCTCAATTCCACTTGCGCATGCAATTTTGGATTCGATAGGCGTTCCTGCATATGCTCTCTTTGATGCCGACGCTGGTTGTGTAGCGCGTGCAACAGCTAGTGGGAAAATACAGCAAAAAATTGATAGCGAACGCAATCAGAACGTAAAAGAGAACAGGAAACTACTCCAGTACTTTGGGCTGGATCAAGAAGATTTTCCGGCAGCTAGGACGGCTGAGAATGTGGCAATTCTAGATGATCACATTGAGGGATTTTTATCCGAAAAGTGGGAGGCCTGGGTTGCCGCCTGCCAAGATTTAGAGAGCAGTACAGGTATCAGCCTCGCAAAAAATCAACTTGCATACCGCACGGCAACGCTCAGGGCGGAAGGTGAAGTGCCCGAGATGCTGATACAAATCCTGGCCAAGGCGAAAGGAGAATAA
- a CDS encoding DUF2130 domain-containing protein, protein MHEIICPHCGKAFKIDEAGYADILKQVRDSDFEKQLHERLELAEQEKRNAVELAQAKITSELQQAASAKDAELQELKARLDAAEVAHKLAVTEALGAVEKERDTLANELDQAKLEKQAAIALAEAQATANLQKSLSDKEGEIKELKAKLDAGDVARQLAVADALKVIEKERDALASDLVQAQRDKQAESALAEARLASELQKIAAAREAEIQELKSKLDASNLAQKIAVTEAVSAVEKERDELKSGLQRKELEKDLAEKSLKERYEVQIKDREHEIERLRDMKARLSTKMVGETLELHCETEFNRIRATAFPRAYFEKDNDARSGSKGDYIFRDLDEDGIEIVSIMFEMKNESDETATKKRNEDFLRELDKDRTEKGCEYAVLVSLLEPESELYNTGIVDVFHRYPKMYVIRPQFFIPIITLLRNAAMKSLAYKSELALVKAQNIDITNFESKLEAFKTGFERNYDLASRQFTKAIEEIDKSIDHLQKTKDALLSTDRNLRLANNKAQDVTIKKLTHGNPTMKARFSELKKFEDGDDE, encoded by the coding sequence GTGCATGAAATCATCTGCCCCCACTGCGGGAAGGCATTCAAGATTGATGAGGCTGGGTATGCGGACATACTGAAGCAAGTACGCGACAGCGATTTTGAAAAGCAGTTGCATGAGCGGCTGGAGTTGGCCGAACAGGAGAAGCGTAATGCGGTTGAGCTTGCTCAGGCCAAGATAACCAGCGAGTTGCAGCAGGCTGCTTCTGCGAAAGACGCCGAACTCCAGGAACTGAAGGCCAGACTCGATGCCGCCGAGGTTGCGCACAAGCTCGCGGTGACCGAAGCGCTGGGCGCAGTGGAAAAAGAGCGTGACACGCTGGCCAATGAACTGGATCAAGCCAAGCTTGAAAAGCAAGCCGCCATTGCGCTCGCTGAAGCCCAGGCTACCGCTAACCTACAAAAATCCCTCTCTGACAAAGAGGGGGAGATCAAAGAGTTAAAGGCCAAGCTGGACGCCGGAGATGTTGCGCGGCAACTGGCAGTGGCAGATGCGCTGAAGGTCATAGAGAAAGAGCGTGACGCGCTGGCCAGCGATTTGGTTCAAGCACAGCGCGACAAGCAAGCCGAGTCAGCATTAGCGGAGGCAAGACTTGCCAGTGAATTGCAGAAAATAGCGGCGGCAAGAGAGGCGGAGATACAAGAGCTGAAATCGAAACTGGATGCCAGCAATCTTGCGCAAAAAATTGCGGTAACTGAAGCCGTCAGCGCAGTTGAAAAGGAGCGCGATGAACTGAAGAGCGGCTTGCAGCGCAAGGAGCTTGAGAAGGATCTGGCCGAAAAGTCGCTGAAGGAAAGGTACGAAGTACAGATCAAGGATCGCGAGCACGAAATCGAACGCCTTCGGGATATGAAGGCTCGGTTGTCGACGAAAATGGTTGGTGAAACTCTCGAACTGCACTGCGAAACCGAATTCAACCGGATTCGTGCCACAGCCTTTCCGCGAGCGTACTTTGAGAAAGACAACGACGCGCGTAGCGGGAGCAAAGGCGACTATATTTTCCGGGATTTGGATGAGGATGGCATCGAAATCGTCTCAATCATGTTCGAAATGAAGAATGAGAGCGATGAAACGGCGACCAAAAAGAGGAACGAAGACTTCTTGAGGGAACTGGACAAGGATCGAACAGAGAAGGGCTGCGAATACGCCGTTCTGGTTTCTCTGCTTGAGCCCGAGAGCGAGTTGTACAACACCGGAATCGTCGATGTCTTCCATAGATACCCGAAGATGTACGTCATCCGGCCACAATTCTTCATTCCGATCATCACATTGCTGCGTAACGCGGCAATGAAATCTCTTGCTTACAAGTCGGAACTGGCACTGGTCAAGGCCCAGAATATCGATATCACCAATTTTGAAAGCAAGCTGGAGGCATTCAAGACAGGGTTCGAAAGGAACTACGATCTCGCTTCCAGGCAATTCACGAAGGCTATCGAAGAGATCGACAAGTCGATCGATCATCTGCAGAAAACCAAGGATGCTTTGCTGAGCACCGATCGCAATCTACGCCTGGCTAACAACAAGGCGCAGGACGTAACGATCAAGAAATTGACGCATGGCAACCCCACTATGAAAGCCAGGTTTTCCGAATTGAAGAAATTCGAGGATGGGGATGACGAATAA
- a CDS encoding site-specific DNA-methyltransferase — protein MDKLKMHSPNLTEDNIARIRDLFPGCVTEARDGDGSVKLAVDFDQLRQELSSSIVEGPQERYHLNWPGKREALLTSNAPIAKTLRPVREESVGFDTTKNLFIEGDNLDALKLLQETYLGKVKLIYIDPPYNTGKDFIYKDDFSTDVGDYLQQSNQADSERGRLVANTEANGRFHSDWLSMVYPRLKLARNLLRDDGAILISIDDNEADNLRKVCDEVFGEENFIGQIVWQRSKKGDSKLIAKVHEYILCYVRDKESVLASGIWRRPKEGAEQVLSKYSELKASLGANHEAIRAEIQAWYKQLPNDDPRKAHKHYNWSDDRGLYFAADFAGPDDGRESRPRHDILHPVTGKSCKKPSTGWRWDEEKTKWALAQTPPRIHFGLNETTIPTRKSYLFEIDSEPYSSVFYRDGRSATLEVEELVGKGWFPFPKNTDVLTELIELVTKPDDIILDFFAGSGSTGHAVMKVNQTHGSKRRFILAQIPEETGRTGYATIADITKKRLREAGKKIAQVAGSTGMDTGFRVLKIDASNMADVYYAPDALDKANLDLFVDNIKPDRTVEDLLFQVMLDWGVDLALPIEQKTIQGKDVFFVDGNALAACFDAHGGVDEAFVKELATHKPLRVVFRDAGFKDSAVKINVEQIFKLLSPSTEVKSI, from the coding sequence ATGGACAAACTGAAGATGCACTCACCCAACCTGACCGAAGACAACATCGCGCGCATCCGCGATCTGTTCCCCGGCTGCGTGACCGAAGCGCGAGACGGGGATGGCAGCGTGAAGCTGGCGGTGGACTTCGACCAGCTCAGGCAGGAACTGTCCAGTTCCATCGTCGAAGGGCCGCAGGAGCGCTATCACCTGAACTGGCCGGGCAAGCGCGAGGCGTTGCTGACGTCCAATGCCCCTATTGCCAAGACGCTGCGCCCGGTGCGCGAGGAAAGCGTGGGCTTCGATACGACGAAGAACCTGTTCATCGAAGGCGATAACCTGGATGCGTTGAAGCTGTTGCAGGAAACGTATCTGGGCAAGGTGAAGCTGATCTACATTGATCCGCCGTACAACACAGGCAAGGACTTCATCTACAAGGATGACTTCAGCACGGATGTCGGTGACTACCTGCAACAGTCCAATCAAGCCGACTCAGAGAGGGGGCGACTGGTTGCGAACACCGAGGCAAACGGACGTTTCCATTCGGACTGGCTAAGCATGGTATATCCGCGACTGAAACTTGCGCGCAACTTGCTGCGAGATGATGGCGCGATTCTGATCTCAATTGACGACAACGAAGCCGACAATCTTCGCAAGGTGTGCGATGAAGTCTTCGGAGAAGAAAACTTCATAGGTCAGATTGTTTGGCAGCGCTCCAAGAAGGGGGACTCGAAGCTCATCGCAAAAGTCCACGAATACATCCTGTGCTATGTCCGAGATAAGGAGTCCGTCCTTGCAAGCGGAATCTGGCGACGCCCCAAAGAAGGGGCTGAGCAGGTGCTGTCCAAGTATTCTGAACTGAAAGCCAGCTTGGGGGCCAACCACGAGGCCATCCGGGCAGAGATACAGGCTTGGTACAAGCAGCTTCCGAACGACGATCCTCGCAAGGCACACAAGCACTACAACTGGTCGGATGATCGCGGGCTGTACTTCGCGGCTGACTTTGCAGGACCGGATGACGGACGTGAGTCCAGGCCACGCCACGACATCCTTCACCCAGTCACCGGAAAGTCGTGCAAGAAGCCGTCAACAGGTTGGCGGTGGGATGAGGAAAAAACGAAATGGGCGCTTGCCCAGACTCCTCCACGCATTCACTTTGGACTTAACGAGACGACGATTCCGACGCGGAAAAGCTACCTTTTTGAAATCGACAGCGAGCCGTACTCTTCTGTGTTCTACCGGGACGGACGTTCTGCGACGCTGGAGGTTGAAGAACTCGTCGGGAAAGGCTGGTTCCCTTTCCCGAAGAACACCGATGTCCTGACCGAGTTGATTGAGCTGGTCACCAAACCCGACGACATCATTCTTGATTTCTTTGCAGGCTCAGGCAGCACAGGGCATGCAGTCATGAAGGTGAATCAGACGCACGGGTCTAAGCGGCGCTTCATCCTAGCTCAAATTCCTGAAGAAACGGGACGGACAGGATATGCCACGATTGCCGACATCACGAAGAAGCGTCTGCGGGAGGCTGGAAAGAAGATCGCCCAGGTCGCAGGTTCAACGGGTATGGACACCGGCTTTCGCGTCCTCAAGATCGACGCATCGAACATGGCCGACGTCTACTACGCCCCCGATGCACTCGACAAAGCCAACCTCGACCTGTTCGTTGACAACATCAAGCCCGACCGCACGGTGGAAGACCTGCTGTTCCAGGTGATGCTGGACTGGGGCGTTGACCTCGCCCTGCCCATTGAGCAGAAGACCATCCAAGGCAAGGACGTGTTCTTCGTAGACGGCAATGCGCTTGCCGCCTGCTTCGACGCGCATGGCGGCGTGGATGAAGCCTTCGTCAAGGAACTGGCTACGCACAAGCCGCTACGCGTGGTGTTCCGCGATGCGGGGTTCAAAGACAGCGCCGTCAAGATCAACGTGGAGCAGATCTTCAAGCTCTTGTCGCCATCCACCGAAGTGAAGAGCATTTGA